From the Antennarius striatus isolate MH-2024 chromosome 15, ASM4005453v1, whole genome shotgun sequence genome, the window GGGTGGAGTCACGCTGGAGTGTCCTTAACGCCTCGGGGTAAAGACTTGGTCTGATGACGGTTTTCCTCCCCTCAGGGTACGAGGGCGTGTTCTGTCACATCAACACCGACGAGTGCTCCAGCCAACCCTGTCTGAACAACGGCAGGTGTGTCGACAAGATCAACGCCTTCCACTGCGACTGCCCCAGAGGTGAGGAGGGACGGATCAATGGGGCCGTGGGCTGGTGGCTGGTCGTGTGGTTgtcgattgattgattaattgtttGAACTTTAAATGCCTTGGGGTTGAGTTCTTTTGGGGTTCTTTTGGGGTTCTTTTGGGGTTCTTTGGTCACACAATGGGAGCAGAGGGAGTCTCCAACAGAATGGATCATTTATTAGCTGTCAGCGAGTGGAACACTCCTTGTTAGCTTCACAGGCTAATCATTAACTTCCTCCTTCGTGTCTCTGAAGGGTTGATGGGTAACGGCGGATGGGTTCGCACACACATTAGCATATTTGGCGGGCTTGGGGttggtgttgggggtggggaCAGGATTACCGCTGCTAAGACCTTTGTGTTGTGGTTTGAAAGAAGGATTTCACTGCACATAGTCAgagccgaggaggaggaggaggaggaggaggaggaagggcggGGGCATGGAGGTGGACAGCCTGTGGTGAAGGGTTCACCAGAAACCCCAGTGTTCTGCCGACCCGCTTCAGATGTGAATGAGTATTTATGTTAGCCGCTTCTACGTGAAGCGGTACCACCAGAACACGCTTAGGACGTTCCACCAGAACACGCTTAGGACGTTCCACCAGAACACGCTTAGGACGTTCCACCAGAACACGCTAAGGACGTTCCACCAGAACACGCTAAGGACGTTCCACCAGAACACGCTTAGGACGTTCCACCAGAACACGCTCAGGACGTTCCACCAGAACACGCTTAGGACGTTCCACCAGAACACGCTTAGGACGTTCCACCAGAACACGCTTAGGACGTTCCACCAGAACACGCTCACGCTTCCGCCTTCCGTGTCGCTGCAGGGTTTTCTGGGAGTTTGTGTCAGGTGGACATTGACGAGTGCGCCAGTACCCCATGCAAGAACGGAGCCAAGTGCAGCGACGGTCCCAACAAGTACACCTGTGAATGTGCTGAAGGTGAGCTGCACACCTGCCGTCGTGTTTGTCTTAgactgattggttgattggttaatggatcgatcgattgatcggATCACCCCTCCAGGCTACACGGGGCAGCACTGCGAGCTGGACATCGACGAGTGCTCGTCGGACCCGTGCCACTACGGCACCTGTCAGGACGGGCTGGCGGCGTTCACCTGCCTGTGCCGCCCCGGCTTCACGGGCCGCCTGTGTGAGACCAACATCAACGAGTGTCTGAGCCAGCCCTGCAGGAACGGGGGCACCTGTCAGGACCGGGAGAACACCTACGTGTGCGCCTGCCCCAAAGGCACTGCAGGTGAGGCGTCTCAGCGCACGGAAGCCCCCCCGGCCCCACCCCCGTCCCCTCTGCTAACACGTCCCCCACCCTCAGGGTTCAACTGCGAGGTGAACCTGGACGACTGTCAGAACAAACCCTGCGACTACGGGAGGTGCATCGACAAGATCAACGGCTACGAGTGCGCCTGCGAGCCCGGCTACACAGGTGAGTGCTGGGCGGGGGCCACAGgtgcagggggcggggcaagCGGACAGGTGGCTGGCGGATCTGGTCTGGGGAGACAATGGTGTCGGGTTGCCTGTGTCGGGTTGGGAGCAGGGAAACAAACGCAGCCCCCCCAACATGATACGCACACAATGTACTAACTTTGTTTGCCGTGAAAAGGTGGTGACGCTGAGCCTGAGGGGGGGTGTAAGGCGATCCTTTGAGGGGGGGCAGCCGGTCTGTTGGTGAACCAGATCACTGAAACACCAGATTGAGTTTTCTCTGATTCACTTCAGCTTTAAACCCTTCTGCCCCAACAAGTGGGtcgggggggcagaggggggggggggctctgagcacccccccccccgcctccatCTTTTTGTGCTGACGGGTGTGTGGAGGGCCCGGCGGGACAGAAGACTATTGTAACCAAAGATCAGGCAgttggcccccccacccccctgatTGATGAAGACCAGCGGAGGGGGGGTAGGGGATGGGAGGGGGTTTAATTGTTGCTCGGCTGTGTGTGAAATGGGTCTGGCCTTCTGTCGCCGTAAACTAGCCGGGTGAGGGAGGGGCCGCAgctgcccctcccccctcaaACTCCTTCTGCCTATTCAGACCCGATCAATGGAGGAGAGCCAaaggggcccccgggggccgcCAGGCTAAGCACACATTGGAGGAGCAGCTTTTGCCTTTTGAATgtttagcgttagcattagcttagcCTTTGTTCAACCCCCCCACAAAGAGTCACAACCACCACTGATCGATAACCGTTCAGATCGAGCGATCAGGTTGACCCTgacttgccccccccccccgtcctccagGAGCCATGTGCCACATCAACATTGACGAGTGCGCCCCCCAGCCCTGCCACAACGGGGGCACGTGTGTAGACGGCATCAACGGCTTCACCTGCCGCTGCCCCGAGGGCTACGACGACGCCACCTGCCTGTCGCAGGTGGACGAGTGCAGCAGCAACCCCTGCATCCACGGCCGCTGCCAGGACCTGGTCAACGGGtaagaccccccccacccaacagGACCCCCCCATCACAAACCACACCCGCTGATCGgctgccccccccacagctACCGGTGCACCTGCGACTCCGGCTGGAGCGGCGACACCTGTGACGTGAACAACAACGAGTGCGAGTCCAACCCCTGCATGAACGGGGGGGTCTGCAGGGACATGACCAGCGGGTACCACTGCACCTGCAGGCTGGGCTTCACCGgtcagtcctgtgtgtgtgtgtgtgtgtgtgtgtgtgtgtgtgtgtgtgtgtgtgtgtgtgtgtgtgtgtgtgtgtgtgtgtgttagcctgTAGCCCGTGGCTAACCCCGGCCTGTTGTCTAATCCCACCTCAGGGCCGAACTGCCAGACTAACATCAACGAGTGTGGCTCCAACCCCTGCCTCAACCAGGGCGCCTGCATGGACGGGGTCGCCGGGTACAAGTGCAACTGCCTGCTGCCCTACACCGGTAGGACACGCTTCACGCTAAGGGTTACAtgtaacacacgtgtgtgtgcatgtgtgtgaatgtggagCCGATCCAGCGTTGCAGCAGGGCGTGTTGTTTCAGGACGCGTTAGCCGATAGCCGCTAACGGTGACGTCCTCATGGAAAGATCCACTCGTCTATCAggaacagctgtgtgtgtgtgtgtgtgtgtgtgtgtgtgtgtgtgtgtgtgtgtgtgtgtgtgtgtgtgtgtgtgtgtgtgtgtgtgtgtgtgtgtgtgtgtgtgtgtgtgtgtgtgtgtgtgtgtgtgtgtgtgtgtgtgtgtgtgtgtgtgtgcgtgtgtgtgttttggaacaACTTGCCACAGCAGCCCACATGAGGAGCCAGCAGTGCCCtcttcccacttcctgtttcctgtctgcgAGCGCACAatagcaggaaacaggaaggccCTTCCTGTTTGGCTAAGTCGTCATGGAAATGGATAAGAAAGTGGGATGTAAACGCACTCATGTGACTTTGGATGCTGTCTTTCCTGCGTGTGGGGGTCTGATTGGGTGTTGACGTCGTCTTGTTGCCCCCAGGTGAGAACTGTGAGACCCTCTTGGCGCCCTGCAGCCCCCGCCCCTGTAAGAACGGTGGAGTGTGTAAGGAGTCTGAAGACTACCAGAGCTTCTCCTGCATCTGCCCCGAGGGGTGGCAAGGTACCGCCCCGCCCCGCCCGTCAGCGCTGCTGTCCACGTGAACCTGCGTGTGCGGCGAGCTGACGACCTTCTCTGTCCCCCTGAAGGTCAAACGTGTGAGGTCGACATCAATGAGTGCGTGAAGAGCCCGTGTCGCAACGGCGCCGTGTGCCACAACACCATGGGGGGGTACGTCTGCAGGTGCCAGCCGGGCTACACTGGCCCCACGTGCGAGACGGACAGCGACGACTGTAAACCGagtgagtccccccccccccaccacctagCCTTCGACGCCATCGGAGGTTCTAACCCCCGCCCCGGTTCTCCTCAGATCCCTGCAGCAACGGCGGCCGTTGCCACGACGGCGTCAACAGCTTCACCTGCACCTGTCTGCCCGGCTTCCGCGGCGGCAGGTGTGAGCAGGACATCAACGAGTGTGAGAGCAACCCCTGTAGGAACGGCGCCAACTGCACCGACTGGGTCAACAGCTACACCTGCACCTGCCCCCCCGGCTTCGGGGGCATCAACTGTGAGATCAACACCGACGACTGCACCGACAGGTAGCTCACCCGGGCTTAGCCCCGCTTAGCCGATGGGCTGGCTTTGCCCATCGCCCCCCCGGTGTTCACGTTGGCATGTCCCTGTGCCTCCCCAGCTCCTGCTTCAACGGGGGCACCTGTGTGGACGGCATCAACGCCTTCACCTGCTCGTGTCTCGCCGGGTTCACCGGCAGCTACTGCCAGTACGACATCAACGAGTGCGACTCCAGGCCCTGCCTCAACGGGGGCACGTGTCTCGACAGCTACGGGACGTACAAGTGCACCTGTCCTCACGGGTACACGGGTGTCAACTGTCAGgtaggatgacatcatcacctgttCAGGTGCAGGCGCCGAGGCGGGTCACGCAGCTTCTTAAGCGCTCCGTTTCCTGTGCAGAGTCTGGTGCGCTGGTGTGACTCGTCCCCCTGTAAGAACGGAGGCTCCTGCTGGCAGCAGGGGGCGTCCTACACCTGCCAGTGCCAGACTGGGTGGACTGGGCTGTACTGCGACATTCCCAGTGTGTCATGTGAGGTCGCAGCCAAACAACAAGGTAGGAGCCACACCATCAAAGTTGTTCAGAGTGAACAACACACATATAGGGTCAAACCGGTTGTGACCCGTCCCGTCTGACTCAGGTGTGGAGGTGGCTCACCTGTGCAGGAACTCAGGCCAGTGTCTGGACGCAGGAAGCACGCATTACTGCCGCTGCCAGGCCGGCTACACCGGCAGCTACTGCCAGGAGCAGGTGGACGAGTGCTCGCCTAACCCCTGTCAGAACGGAGCCGTCTGCACCGACTACCTGGGGGGGTACAGCTGTGAGGTGGGTGTCCCAAGGAatgaagtcaaagtcagctttattgtcaagtgtaccatatatgcacgacatacagcggTAGACAGGCAGCACAACGGGCAGTACaagaggcagtacaacaggcagtacaagaggaagtacaacaggcagtacaagaggaagtacaacaggcagtacaacaggcagtacaacaggcagtacaagaggaagtacaacaggcagtacaacacaggcagtacaacacaggcagtacaacaggcagtacaacaggcagtacaacaagcagtacaacaagcagtaagacaggcagtacaacacaggcagtacaacaggcagtacaacaggcagtacaacagacgtTACaagaggcagtacaacaggcagtacaacaagcagtaagacaggcagtgcaacacaggcagtacaacacaggcagtacaacaggcagtacaacagacgtTACaagaggcagtacaacaggcagtacaacaggcagtacaacaagcagtaagacaggcagtacaacaggcagtacaacacaaattaccgtattggcccgaatataagacggtgttttttgcattgaaatagactgaaaaagtgggggtcgtcttacattcggggtctaaacattatacccattcacaacgctagatggcgccagatatctttaaatcgAATGCTGAACTacctccccaggccaaagccaacccctgtcacgaagaatagaaataaaaaatagtggTTAGAAAGACGAGATAACAGAAAAAAGTGGGTCTAAGATCAGgttaatttggtgttcaaagaGTCTGtattcaaacttgagtcttgaaaacgAGGGGGGCGTCTTATAACCAGGGTCGTCTtgtattcgggccaatacggtataagACGAAGTCTGAACGACCTGATCTCTAACGTGTGCGTTAAACTCCTTCCTGTGGTGACTCACAAATTTCCCCCTGGGGGACAATGAAGGTTCATCTGGTCTGATCGTATTGATCCTTCCTCCCCCCACCAGTGTGTTCCTGGTTACCACGGGGTGAACTGCTCCAAAGAGATCAACGAGTGTCAGTCGCAGCCCTGTCAGAACAGAGGAACCTGCATCGACCTCATCAACACCTACAAGTGCTCCTGCCCCAGAGGAACCCAGGGTAGGTTCCCCCCGCCCCCGGGCCCCCGTTCAGCCGTGCGACTGGAGGCGTGTTCACACCTGTGCTTCCTGACAGGGGTCCACTGCGAGATCAACGTGGACGACTGCAACCCGTCCACCGACCCGCTGACCAACGAGCCCAAGTGCTTCAACAACGGGAAGTGTGTGGACCGCGTCGGAGGCTACCAGTGCGTGTGCCCGGCGGGCTACGTGGGCGAGCGCTGCGAGGGCGACGTCAACGAGTGCCTGTCTGACCCCTGTGACCCCAGAGGCTCCTACAACTGCGTCCAGCTCACCAACAGCTACCGCTGCGAATGCCGCACCGGATACACCGGTACTGCTGCGCTCCGAGCGCCGCGTGTTGCTACGGTAACGGTGAATGCACGCTGACGCCAGCTCGGCTTCTCTTGTCCAGGTCAGCGCTGCGACAAGGTGTTCGACGGCTGCAAAGGGCGCCCCTGCAGGAATGGAGGAACATGTGCGGTAGCCAGCAACACCCCTCACGGGTTCATCTGTAAATGCCCCCCTGTGAGTCCGGTTGCCCCGTCCGTCTCCATCGGAGGTACCTTTGGCTCACGTTAGTAACTCTTGTCCATTTGCCCCCCCACAGGGCTTCACCGGCTCCTCCTGTGAATACCACTCCCGCTCCTGTGGGAGTCTCAACTGCAGGAACGGAGGAACATGTGTGTCCGGCCATCTGGGCCCACGCTGCCTGTGCCCCCCAGCCTTCACAGGGCCCGAGTGCCAGACCCCCACAGACAGCCTGTGCGTCTCAAACCCCTGCTACAACGGGGGCACCTGCCAGATCACCCCAGACGTGCCGTTCTTCCAGTGCAACTGCCCCAGCAACTTCAACGGCCTGCTGTGCCACATCCTGGACTACTCCTTCGTGGGGGGCTTCGGCAGGGACATCACCCCGCCCCCggaggtggaggtgagctgCGAGATTCCTCAGTGCGACGAGTGGGCGGGGAACCACATCTGCGACTCGCTGTGCAACAACCACGCCTGTGGCTGGGACGGGGGAGACTGCTCGCTCAACTTCGACGACCCCTGGCAGAACTGCTCGGCGGCGCTGCAGTGCTGGCGCTACTTCAACGACGGCAAGTGTGACGGCCAGTGCAACAGCCCCGGGTGTCTCTACGACGGGTTTGACTGTCAGGGGCAAGAAGCGCAATGCAAGTAGGTCTAACGGAAACCTGAGTGTGTGTCGAGTGTGTGTGCTGGTAGAGTCCTAACCGTGTCGTCCTCTCTCCAGCCCGTTGTACGACCAGTACTGTAAAGACCACTACGCCGACGGTCACTGCGACCAGGGGTGCAACAACGCCGAGTGTGAATGGGATGGCCTGGACTGTGCCAACAACATGCCTGAGAAGCTGGCCGACGGACAcctggtcctggtggtccacaTCCCCCCGGAACAGCTGAAGAACCACTCCTCGGCGTTCCTCAGAGACCTCAGCAGCGTCCTCCACACCAACGTGGTGTTCCGCCGCGACGCCAAAGGAGAACCCATGATCTTCCCTTACTACGGGAACGAGCAGGACCTGGTGAAGCACAACGTGCTGAAGCGCTCCACAGACGGCTGGCCGGAGTGGGCCGCCATGCCGGCCAGCGTTCTGGGTCAGGTGAAGGAAAGGGTGTCGGCGATGGTCGGTTCCCGGAGGCGCCGCGAGTTGGATCCGGTGCAAGTCAAAGGGTGGGCACCGCGAGAACCTGGGTCCTTCTTGTTTCGGTTCAGATCCAGGTTCGTGGGGGTTCATGTGTTGCTTCTGCACATTCCTGCAGGTCTGTGGTGTACCTGGAGATCGACAACCGTCAGTGTTTCCAGCAGTCCACCGAGTGCTTCCAGAGCGCCACCGACGTCGCTGCGTTCCTCGGAGCTCTGGCCTCCAGCGGGAACCTCAACGTGCCTTACATCGAGGCCGTCACCAGTACGTCCCTCCAGTCTCTTCTCAATGGCAGGGAGCTCAAATGTGAGACGTTACCTAACAGGTGGTGACGCTCTGCTCTCTCTAGGCGTCAGACCTCCCCCCAGTCCGGAGCTCTACCCCATGTACGTGGTGTTCCTGGGCCTGGCTGCGTTGGGGTTCGTCTGCCTCGGCGTCCTGGTGTCCCGTAAGCGCCGGCGGGAACATGGCCAGCTCTGGTTCCCCGAGGGCTTCAAGGTGTCCGAGCCCAGCAAGAAGAAACGCAGGGAGCCCCTGGGGGAGGACTCGGTCGGACTCAAGTCAGTACAGGAACACGGAGGCCGTTGGATGCAGCCCAgtgggggggtcacatgacTAATCTGACTCCGCCTCTCCACAGGCCGATGAAGAACTCTGACATCAATCTGATTGATGACAATCAGAACGAGTGGGACGACGAGGATCCGGAGTGCAGGCGGTTCCGGGTAAGGCCACAGGTTGGGGGTTTGTGGGGTTCACCTGAGCGAGTGACGCTAACACCTGGTTGGTTTCCAGCTGGAAGAGCAGGCCATGCTGGACCTGAGTGATCACACCgaccacaggaagtggaccCAGCAGCACCTGGACGCGGCCGACCTGCGGATCGCCTCCATCGCTCCGACGCCCCCTCAAGGCGAGATCGAGAACGACTGCATGGACGTGAACGTCAGGGGACCAGGTGTGACGACAGAACGGTTTGAAGACCACCTGGGAGCCGTTGGCCGTCTGACTGACGCTCCTCTTTCCCCTACAGATGGTTTCACCCCCCTGATGATTGCGTCCTGCAGCGGTGGGGGGCTGGAGACGGGTAACagcgaagaagaggaggacccCTCAGCAGAGATCATCTCTGACTTCATCTACCAGGGCGCCAACCTCCACAACCAGACGGACCGCACGGGCGAGACCGCCCTCCACCTGGCCGCCCGCTACGCCCGCTCCGATGCCACCAAACGGCTGCTGGAGTCCAGCGCCGACGCCAACGTCCAGGACAACATGGGTCGCACGCCGCTCCACGCCGCCGTGGCTGCCGACGCGCAGGGCGTGTTCCAGGTGAATGTCTTCCActgatggagggggggtggggtccaAAACGCCGCCGGCAGTCAAGTTAACGCGTCTGTGTTCTGTCAGATTCTCATCCGGAACCGCGCCACGGACCTGGACGCCCGTATGCACGACGGAACCACGCCCCTGATTCTGGCGGCCAGGTTGGCGGTCGATGGCATGGTGGAGGAGCTCATCAACTGCCACGCCGACGCCAACGCCACCGATGACTCCGGTACGAGTCGTCTGATCAAGCCGTCAGCTCCACTGCTCTAAAGGTCCCAGAATGTTCTGATCAGTGACACCCCCCCGTTTTGTTCTGCCTGCAGGTAAATCTGCCCTCCACTGGGCGGCGGCGGTGAACAACGTGGAGGCGGCGGCGGTGCTGCTGAAAAACGGTGCCAACAAAGACATGCAGGACAACAAGGTGTGTGTCTGGGTCGGgttgggtcagggttggggtcagggttggggtcagggttggggtcagggtcGGGGTGTTCCTGCGCCGTGAGTGTTGAAGGTGTTTCAAGTCTTCGGCGCTCCTTCTAGAGGGTAAAAGTGAAACCTTTCTGTTTGCCCCTCAGGAGGAGACGCCGCTCTTCCTGGCGGCGCGTGAAGGCAGCTATGAGACGGCCAAGGTTCTCCTGGAGAACTTCGCCAACCGCGAGGTGACCGACCACCTGGACCAGCTGCCCAGAGACATCGCCCTGGAGCGCATGCACCACGACATCGTGCGGCTCCTGGATGAGCTCAACGTGGTGAGGAGTCCCGGGCCCCACGCCGCCCCCCTCAACACCTCCAGCCTCTCCCCCCCGCTGTCCTCCCCCAGTGACTATCTCAGCAACCTGAAGCCGACCCTGTCCGTCAAGAAGGTTCGCAAACCCAGCTCTGCTGGCAAAGGGGGCAAAGATGGGGGCAAAgacaggatgaagaagaagaagtcccTGGATGGGAAGGGGAACCTGCTGGACTCGCTGGCCGTCCTGTCCCCCGTGGACTCGCTGGAGTCCCCTCACGGCTACCTGTCGGACGTGGCCTCCCCTCCCATAACGTCGCCCTTCCAGCAGTCCCCCCCCATGTCTCTGAATCACCTCCAAGGCAGTGGAGACCACCTGGGGCAGATGAGCATGGGGAAGGACCTGGGCTGCATGTCTTTTGACCCCAACCCACCCCGTCTGTCCCACCTGCCGGTGTCCAGCCCCAGCGGTCAGGGCACCACATCCATCGGGGGCAGCAGAGGGGGCCAGTGTGACTGGGTGGCCAGGATGCACCCGGGGGTGGGTCAGCAGGGTGGCTTCAGCCAGGCCCCGCCCATGTCCCACAACATGATGGGGGCGTTGCACGGCGTCAGCGCGGCCACGCTGTCTCAGATCATGGGCTACCAGAACCTGCAGACCAGCCGCTTGGGCTCGTCGGCACACCTGATGCAGCCGGCCCCCCCGCGGCAGCTCCAGCACCAGAACTCGAGCTCCAGCGCCGCCGGGCCCCCCCTGAACCACAGCTTCCCAAACGTGGAGATGAACGGCTCCGACATGCAGCAGAACCCCGGGTCGGGCCTCCCCATGCCCGTCCACACCGTGATGCCCCAGGAGACGCAGATCCTCGGCAACCAGttcctcacccctccctcccagCACAGCTATTCTGGACCCATGGACAATACCCCCAGCCACCAGCTCCAGGTGCCCGACCATCCGTTTCTGACGCCCTCCCCCGGCTCCCCCGACCAGTGGTCCAGCTCCTCCCCCCATTCTAACCTTTCTGACTGGTCGGAGGGCATTTCAAGCCCCCCCACGAGTATGCATTCGCAGATGAATCTGATCCCAGACCAGTTTAAGTAGAAATCTGTGAAACAGACGGAAAGAGAACGACAGCCTGTCTCCAGACGGAACAAAGTGCTTTTATTATAAGTTTTATACTAACGTCAGGAACCGTTTTAGtcactttgtatttatttatgtctttttattgACCTGAGATATAAAGAAGAGGCTTTTatatttatgcttttttaatttgtattttttgttgttatatATGGGACTACTAGAAACTGTAAAGGGAGTTCATATCAGAACGAGACTCCTGTCTGTCTACACTGGCTATTTATTTGTGTTGCTTTATTCACTGGATTTATTTCAATCTTTCGATGccttcattaattttatttttttgggattcatatttgtcatgtttgtacatattttttcaaCGTTATAATTTTAAGTGTTCAGTATtaattaattgtattttaaggagacagacaggtgttgtCACTGAACTGATTTTACTGAGTCTTATCACTGAGTCTGGAGATGATGATCTCTGTTGCTTTATTTCACACACTATTCTCAGATGGTGGTTGTGGTTGCCATGTCTGACCAGTTCTGTGTTAAATAGCTCACATGTTACATTTGGCAGTTTAAATGGTGccagtttggttttgtttttcctgagaAAAGCAACGTATTTTGTGAGATTTCTAGAAATCTTCAACGTGGAGAACATTGTGAAAGAAACGGGGacctttgtgtgtttgacatcTCCTGCACTTTGTAACGGAGTGTGGGTCAAGGTgtttaaatgtcatgttttataaACTAATTCAGAGGTGAAGACGTGTTTTCAGAAGAGATGTCATTCAAAATCAATGTAAGTGCAAAGTTGTAGTTTGCAAAGAAGTATTTCCTGATTAAAATGttctgtaaaaacattttattgtctTGATTCAATAAAAGCTGCTGTCGAGCGTCCTGATTTCTACGTAATGTTCCTTCATAATGACAGCATTAATATCAGAACTCCACTAATGTGTGACTGGCGCCACCTGGCGGAAGCTATTGCCCCGTGCCGGTCCCCTGACATACAACAATTTATTTTAGCACACT encodes:
- the notch1a gene encoding neurogenic locus notch homolog protein 1 — its product is MNRFFVKLTLLIAASVGSQGLKCSLPTESCLNGGRCEATSNGNGECKCPGDFVGSRCQHPSPCSPSPCRNGGECRAVSHGNTFDFRCSCPLGFSDRLCLTPTNHACMSAPCRNGGTCDLITLSVYSCHCPPGWSGKSCQLPNPCASNPCANGGQCSAFDSTYVCTCPPAFHGQTCKQDVNECAQTPPPCLNGGVCVNEVGSYHCRCPPEFTGQHCQTTYTPCHPSPCHNGGTCVQKGDATFACSCLPGFTGQHCEHNIDDCPGHACQNGGVCVDGVNTYNCQCPPHYTGQYCTENVDECELMPNACQNGGTCHDTHGSYHCVCVNGWTGDDCSENIDDCASAACYHGATCHDRVASFFCECPHGRTGLLCHLDDACISNPCQKGSNCDTNPVNGKAICTCPPGYTGSACNLDIDECSLGANPCEHGGRCLNTKGSFQCKCLQGYEGPRCEMDVNECMSNPCHNDATCLDQIGGFHCICMPGYEGVFCHINTDECSSQPCLNNGRCVDKINAFHCDCPRGFSGSLCQVDIDECASTPCKNGAKCSDGPNKYTCECAEGYTGQHCELDIDECSSDPCHYGTCQDGLAAFTCLCRPGFTGRLCETNINECLSQPCRNGGTCQDRENTYVCACPKGTAGFNCEVNLDDCQNKPCDYGRCIDKINGYECACEPGYTGAMCHINIDECAPQPCHNGGTCVDGINGFTCRCPEGYDDATCLSQVDECSSNPCIHGRCQDLVNGYRCTCDSGWSGDTCDVNNNECESNPCMNGGVCRDMTSGYHCTCRLGFTGPNCQTNINECGSNPCLNQGACMDGVAGYKCNCLLPYTGENCETLLAPCSPRPCKNGGVCKESEDYQSFSCICPEGWQGQTCEVDINECVKSPCRNGAVCHNTMGGYVCRCQPGYTGPTCETDSDDCKPNPCSNGGRCHDGVNSFTCTCLPGFRGGRCEQDINECESNPCRNGANCTDWVNSYTCTCPPGFGGINCEINTDDCTDSSCFNGGTCVDGINAFTCSCLAGFTGSYCQYDINECDSRPCLNGGTCLDSYGTYKCTCPHGYTGVNCQSLVRWCDSSPCKNGGSCWQQGASYTCQCQTGWTGLYCDIPSVSCEVAAKQQGVEVAHLCRNSGQCLDAGSTHYCRCQAGYTGSYCQEQVDECSPNPCQNGAVCTDYLGGYSCECVPGYHGVNCSKEINECQSQPCQNRGTCIDLINTYKCSCPRGTQGVHCEINVDDCNPSTDPLTNEPKCFNNGKCVDRVGGYQCVCPAGYVGERCEGDVNECLSDPCDPRGSYNCVQLTNSYRCECRTGYTGQRCDKVFDGCKGRPCRNGGTCAVASNTPHGFICKCPPGFTGSSCEYHSRSCGSLNCRNGGTCVSGHLGPRCLCPPAFTGPECQTPTDSLCVSNPCYNGGTCQITPDVPFFQCNCPSNFNGLLCHILDYSFVGGFGRDITPPPEVEVSCEIPQCDEWAGNHICDSLCNNHACGWDGGDCSLNFDDPWQNCSAALQCWRYFNDGKCDGQCNSPGCLYDGFDCQGQEAQCNPLYDQYCKDHYADGHCDQGCNNAECEWDGLDCANNMPEKLADGHLVLVVHIPPEQLKNHSSAFLRDLSSVLHTNVVFRRDAKGEPMIFPYYGNEQDLVKHNVLKRSTDGWPEWAAMPASVLGQVKERVSAMVGSRRRRELDPVQVKGSVVYLEIDNRQCFQQSTECFQSATDVAAFLGALASSGNLNVPYIEAVTSVRPPPSPELYPMYVVFLGLAALGFVCLGVLVSRKRRREHGQLWFPEGFKVSEPSKKKRREPLGEDSVGLKPMKNSDINLIDDNQNEWDDEDPECRRFRLEEQAMLDLSDHTDHRKWTQQHLDAADLRIASIAPTPPQGEIENDCMDVNVRGPDGFTPLMIASCSGGGLETGNSEEEEDPSAEIISDFIYQGANLHNQTDRTGETALHLAARYARSDATKRLLESSADANVQDNMGRTPLHAAVAADAQGVFQILIRNRATDLDARMHDGTTPLILAARLAVDGMVEELINCHADANATDDSGKSALHWAAAVNNVEAAAVLLKNGANKDMQDNKEETPLFLAAREGSYETAKVLLENFANREVTDHLDQLPRDIALERMHHDIVRLLDELNVVRSPGPHAAPLNTSSLSPPLSSPSDYLSNLKPTLSVKKVRKPSSAGKGGKDGGKDRMKKKKSLDGKGNLLDSLAVLSPVDSLESPHGYLSDVASPPITSPFQQSPPMSLNHLQGSGDHLGQMSMGKDLGCMSFDPNPPRLSHLPVSSPSGQGTTSIGGSRGGQCDWVARMHPGVGQQGGFSQAPPMSHNMMGALHGVSAATLSQIMGYQNLQTSRLGSSAHLMQPAPPRQLQHQNSSSSAAGPPLNHSFPNVEMNGSDMQQNPGSGLPMPVHTVMPQETQILGNQFLTPPSQHSYSGPMDNTPSHQLQVPDHPFLTPSPGSPDQWSSSSPHSNLSDWSEGISSPPTSMHSQMNLIPDQFK